Proteins found in one Sorghum bicolor cultivar BTx623 chromosome 1, Sorghum_bicolor_NCBIv3, whole genome shotgun sequence genomic segment:
- the LOC8085718 gene encoding pre-mRNA-splicing ATP-dependent RNA helicase prp28, with translation MPCPPSSALAQAQAPAPAPRPAASSPVPRAHARTPARPRPSTLMEVSPPPMQQLLSDSFSRGWLTKRGARAPSLERLVADAIDLGHSFGSSRSFIDMDPAELFSMRWTGTATATAPPESDFDFGLIPGGGAGGSDPPSPVLFSASRVIRDGRLIPSDPGLLQERGADPPSAPLFRSAHSTPASPSPSPSSCSSGRTAGRRGASSWKILLQYLRFLVPLYRKVRALRRFPAPRRRPRVAPASPARASTSSLEWCHGNADTAVRDAILYCKKSSGQDAYTTLT, from the exons ATGCCGTGCCCGCCCTCCTCAGCACTGGCACAGGCAcaggcaccggcaccggcaccgcgCCCCGCCGCGTCGTCTCCTGTCCCGCgcgcgcacgcacgcacgccggCCAGGCCGAGGCCCTCAACACTCATGGAGGTCTCCCCGCCCCCGATGCAGCAGCTCCTCAGCGACAGCTTCTCCCGCGGGTGGCTGACGAAGCGCGGCGCGCGGGCGCCGTCGCTCGAGCGCCTCGTCGCCGACGCCATCGACCTCGGCCATTCCTTCGGCAGCTCCAGGTCGTTCATCGACATGGACCCCGCCGAGCTCTTCTCCATGCGGTGGACGGggacggccacggccacggcgcCGCCGGAGAGCGACTTCGACTTCGGCCTTATTCCCGGCGGCGGGGCCGGTGGCAGTGACCCTCCGTCCCCGGTGCTGTTCAGCGCGAGCCGGGTCATCCGCGACGGCCGCCTCATCCCCAGCGACCCCGGCCTCCTCCAGGAACGCGGCGCCGACCCGCCCAGCGCGCCGCTGTTCCGCTCGGCCCACAGCACGCCGGCGTCTCCGTCCCCGTCCCCGAGCTCGTGCTCCAGCGGGCGGACCGCCGGGCGGCGCGGCGCGTCGTCGTGGAAGATACTGCTGCAGTACCTCCGGTTCCTGGTGCCGCTATACCGGAAGGTGAGGGCCCTGCGTCGGTTCCCGGCGCCTCGGCGGCGGCCCCGCGTGGCGCCGGCCAGCCCGGCGCGCGCGTCCACGTCCAGCCTCGAGTGGTGCCACGGCAATGCCGACACCGCCGTCCGCGACGCCATCCTCTACTGCAAGAAGTCCAGC GGACAGGACGCATACACGACCTTGACGTGA
- the LOC8061457 gene encoding probable receptor-like protein kinase At5g24010 produces MAPPPTSRRLTLGLILIGALCSASVAARFAPADNHLLACGAAAPAVLPDGRRFVPDSGCASTRLRSSSPSLSSAAPPGSPPPPSPLHASARVFSCRASYDLSVRRRGHHILRLHFYPFAPALAASRFHVGAAGLLLLHNFTASSPVVKEFILPVDSDVLVLTFVPDSGSTAFVNAIELVSAPEELVGDIGTFVTSGGAAQIHGLSSQVFETLYRINVAGRKVTPFNGTLWRTWVNDEKFLVDTDSANYRVWSFSGRIAYPKGSRQMTREVAPDNVYNTARSVKPGANVTWGFPVPAGSRYLVRMHFCDIASKALYELYFNIYVNGDLAVKDFDLSSVTGFLAYPYYIDFVVDVKDEGILKLAIGGLKKSLSDEVSGILNALEIMRMNKTSGGMDGDFPIDLDMEYVVGKGIGEFARSLLCGFIFAGLFVALVMRVLRLRTELRNNGAAWSWRPMDSSEGKLARAYQLVPSKTDY; encoded by the coding sequence ATGGCTCCCCCACCAACCTCGCGCCGTCTCACCCTCGGCCTCATCCTCATCGGCGCCCTCTGCTCCGCCTCCGTCGCAGCGCGGTTCGCCCCGGCGGACAACCACCTCCTCGcgtgcggcgcggcggcgcccgcCGTCCTCCCCGACGGCCGCCGCTTCGTGCCGGACTCCGGCTGCGCGTCCACCCGCCTCCGGTCCTCCTCCCCGTCCCTCTCCTCCGCGGCGCCGCCCggctccccgccgccgccgtccccgcTCCACGCCTCCGCGCGGGTCTTCTCCTGCCGCGCGTCCTACGACCTCTccgtccgccgccgcgggcACCACATCCTCCGCCTCCACTTCTACCCCTTCGCCCCCGCCCTCGCCGCGTCCCGCTTCCACGTCGGCGCCGCGGGGCTGCTCCTCCTCCACAACTTCACGGCCTCGTCccccgtcgtcaaggagttcatccTCCCCGTGGACTCCGACGTTCTCGTCCTCACCTTCGTCCCCGACTCCGGCTCCACCGCCTTCGtcaacgccatcgagctcgtctcTGCGCCTGAGGAGCTAGTCGGCGACATCGGCACCTTCGTCACGTCCGGCGGCGCCGCGCAGATCCACGGGCTGTCGTCTCAGGTGTTTGAGACGCTTTACAGGATCAACGTCGCCGGGCGCAAGGTCACGCCATTTAATGGCACACTGTGGCGGACATGGGTTAACGATGAGAAATTCCTCGTCGACACCGACTCGGCCAACTACAGGGTGTGGTCATTCAGCGGCCGGATTGCTTATCCCAAGGGTAGCAGGCAGATGACCAGGGAGGTGGCTCCCGACAATGTCTACAACACTGCGAGATCGGTGAAGCCAGGGGCCAATGTGACTTGGGGTTTCCCTGTGCCTGCTGGCAGCCGGTACCTTGTGCGTATGCACTTCTGTGACATTGCCAGTAAGGCGCTGTATGAGCTCTACTTCAATATCTACGTCAATGGTGATCTTGCAGTCAAGGATTTTGATCTCTCCAGTGTCACCGGATTCTTGGCCTATCCTTATTACATTGACTTTGTTGTCGATGTGAAGGATGAAGGGATACTGAAATTGGCGATTGGTGGCTTGAAGAAGAGTCTATCTGATGAAGTAAGTGGCATCCTTAATGCACTGGAGATAATGAGGATGAACAAGACCAGTGGAGGTATGGATGGAGACTTCCCAATTGATCTAGACATGGAGTATGTGGTGGGTAAGGGGATTGGAGAATTTGCCCGCTCCTTGCTCTGTGGTTTCATCTTTGCTGGGTTGTTTGTGGCTTTGGTCATGCGGGTGCTGAGATTGAGGACTGAGCTGAGGAATAACGGTGCAGCTTGGTCCTGGAGACCGATGGACTCCAGTGAAGGGAAACTGGCCAGAGCATATCAACTTGTGCCTAGTAAGACAGACTATTGA
- the LOC8061458 gene encoding probable receptor-like protein kinase At5g24010 gives MAVLVLVLVLLATFLPSTALAAFSPAFSFFLACGAGSTVTFPRDSPARNFTPDDGYLTTKSVPAVTNANPNSVASPLYDAARASSSAFSYRFPVPDSAGQQAAFFVLRLHFFPFSPASPSTVSLSSARFAVSVQDAYTLLSSFSPPNAGVVKEFFVPAGGSGDFSVTFTPASGSAAFINAVELFPAPAELLWNGSVTPVGVGAAALNIAAWPKDALETVYRLNVGGPEVTKENDTLWRTWLPDDPFLFGPAGSSMLQNTTTQIVYATYTKELAPDVVYKTQRAANVSAAGAGAVPPRFNVTWTFSAEPGSNYLVRLHFCDYELLSSVVAVVSVFNVFVAQSMGTQDFTPTQFETQANTALYMDYAATAPISGNLTVSIGMSAKSGTGEGGFLNGLEIMKVRPSDSSLAAGSHGSRNKRVLITALSAVLGASVLASAALCLFFVVRRKRRMARAAPLEKESSKPLPWSQESSGWVLEPSSRSGEGTTGAMQRVSTQLHIPLEELRSATDNFHERNLIGVGGFGNVYRGALRDGTRVAVKRATRASKQGLPEFQTEIVVLSRIRHRHLVSLIGYCNEQAEMILVYEYMEKGTLRSHLYGPDSDGAAAPLSWKQRLEVCIGAARGLHYLHTGYSENIIHRDVKSTNILLGDGFIAKVADFGLSRIGPSFGETHVSTAVKGSFGYLDPEYFKTQQLTDRSDVYSFGVVLFEVLCARPVIDQALERDQINLAEWAVGWQRRGQLDRIADPRILGEVNENSLRKFAETAERCLADYGQERPSMADVLWNLEYCLQLQETHVRRDAFEDSGAVGAQFPEDVVVPRWVPSSTSFMTTGDPDDTAVTDVGVVNSKVFSQLSSGEGR, from the coding sequence ATGgctgtcctcgtcctcgtcctcgtcctcctcgccaCCTTCCTCCCGTCCACCGCCCTGGCCGCCTTCTCCCcggccttctccttcttcctcGCCTGCGGCGCCGGCTCCACAGTCACCTTCCCACGCGACAGCCCAGCGCGCAACTTCACCCCGGACGACGGTTACCTGACCACCAAAAGCGTCCCGGCGGTGACGAACGCCAACCCCAACAGCGTCGCCTCCCCGCTCTACGACGCCGCGCGCGCGTCCAGCTCCGCCTTCTCCTACAGGTTCCCTGTCCCCGACTCCGCCGGGCAGCAGGCCGCGTTCTTCGTCCTCCGCCTCCACTTCTTCCCTTTCTCCCCAGCCTCGCCGTCCACCGTCAGCCTCTCCTCCGCGCGCTTCGCGGTCTCTGTTCAGGACGCGTACACCTTGCTGTCCTCCTTCTCGCCGCCGAACGCcggcgtcgtcaaggagttcttcGTCCCGGCAGGCGGCTCCGGCGACTTCAGCGTCACCTTCACGCCGGCCTCCGGCTCGGCCGCGTTCATCAACGCCGTCGAGCTGTTCCCGGCCCCAGCGGAGCTGCTGTGGAACGGCAGCGTGACGCCGGTGGGCGTAGGCGCGGCGGCCCTCAACATAGCCGCGTGGCCCAAGGACGCGCTGGAGACGGTGTACCGCCTCAACGTGGGCGGCCCCGAGGTGACCAAGGAGAACGACACCCTCTGGCGGACGTGGCTCCCCGACGACCCCTTCCTCTTCGGTCCTGCGGGGAGCTCCATGTTGCAGAACACGACCACCCAGATCGTCTACGCCACCTACACCAAGGAGTTGGCGCCCGACGTCGTCTACAAGACGCAGCGCGCCGCGAACGTGTCGGCGGCCGGAGCAGGGGCGGTACCTCCGCGTTTCAACGTCACGTGGACCTTCTCGGCGGAACCGGGGTCCAACTACCTCGTCCGTCTCCACTTCTGCGACTACGAGCTGCTGAGCTCCGTCGTCGCAGTCGTCAGCGTGTTCAACGTCTTCGTCGCGCAATCCATGGGCACCCAGGACTTCACGCCCACACAGTTCGAGACGCAGGCGAACACGGCCTTATACATGGACTACGCGGCCACGGCGCCCATCTCCGGGAACCTCACCGTCAGCATCGGCATGTCCGCCAAGAGCGGCACTGGCGAAGGGGGCTTCCTGAACGGGCTGGAGATCATGAAGGTGCGACCTTCGGATTCGAGCTTGGCGGCGGGCTCACATGGTAGCAGGAATAAGAGAGTTTTGATCACCGCTCTGTCGGCCGTGCTCGGCGCCTCGGTTCTCGCGTCCGCCGCGCTCTGCTTGTTCTTCGTCGTGCGGAGAAAAAGGCGGATGGCGCGGGCGGCGCCGTTGGAGAAGGAGAGCAGCAAGCCGCTGCCGTGGTCGCAGGAAAGCTCCGGGTGGGTGCTGGAGCCGTCGAGCCGGTCGGGCGAGGGCACGACCGGGGCGATGCAGAGGGTGAGCACGCAGCTCCACATCCCGCTGGAGGAGCTGAGGTCGGCCACCGACAACTTCCACGAGCGCAACCTCATCGGCGTGGGCGGCTTCGGCAACGTGTACCGCGGCGCGCTCCGCGACGGCACCCGCGTGGCAGTGAAGCGCGCGACGCGCGCGTCCAAGCAGGGCCTGCCGGAGTTCCAGACGGAGATCGTGGTGCTGTCCCGCATCCGGCACCGGCACCTGGTGTCCCTCATCGGCTACTGCAACGAGCAGGCGGAGATGATCCTGGTGTACGAGTACATGGAGAAAGGCACGCTGCGGAGCCACCTGTACGGCCCGGACTCCGACGGGGCGGCGGCGCCGCTGTCGTGGAAGCAGCGGCTGGAGGTGTGCATCGGCGCCGCGAGGGGGCTGCACTACCTGCACACGGGCTACTCCGAGAACATCATCCACCGCGACGTCAAGTCCACCAACATCCTCCTCGGCGACGGGTTCATCGCCAAGGTGGCCGACTTCGGGCTGTCGCGGATCGGCCCGTCGTTCGGGGAGACGCACGTGAGCACGGCGGTGAAGGGCAGCTTCGGGTACCTGGACCCGGAGTACTTCAAGACGCAGCAGCTGACGGACCGCTCCGACGTCTACTCCTTCGGGGTGGTGCTGTTCGAGGTGCTGTGCGCGCGGCCGGTGATCGACCAGGCGCTGGAGCGCGACCAGATCAACCTCGCCGAGTGGGCCGTCGGGTGGCAGAGGCGCGGGCAGCTGGACCGGATCGCCGACCCGCGGATCCTCGGTGAGGTGAACGAGAACTCGCTGCGCAAGTTCGCGGAGACGGCGGAGCGGTGCCTGGCGGACTACGGGCAGGAGCGGCCGTCCATGGCCGACGTGCTGTGGAACCTCGAGTACTGCCTGCAGCTGCAGGAGACGCACGTCCGCCGGGACGCGTTCGAGGACAGCGGCGCAGTGGGCGCGCAGTTCCCCGAGGACGTCGTCGTCCCGCGCTGGGTGCCCTCGTCGACGAGCTTCATGACGACGGGAGATCCGGACGACACGGCCGTCACGGACGTGGGCGTCGTCAACAGCAAGGTGTTCTCTCAGCTCAGCAGCGGCGAGGGCCGCTGA
- the LOC8061459 gene encoding uncharacterized protein LOC8061459: MKGGGAIVMHAAAGKQVPKSKTSFFLYILLLYVLLPVLVLYVVALAVSPFYSHPCPQDGGAGADGKWHNGSSSRLPPPKARSKLKPKPSADDDDAAPTGLRHIVFGIGASSSLWKSRKEYIRVWWQPGKMRGFVWLDKPVPDLYTRNPSSDLPGIKISGNTSRFPYTHGAGSRSALRITRIVSESFRLGLPGARWFVMGDDDTVFFPDNLADVLSRYDHTQPYYIGNPSESHIQNLIFSYGMAFGGGGFAISRALAAQLARMQDGCIERYPALYGSDDRIHACMSELGVPLTRHLGFHQCDLWGDVLGLLGAHPVTPLVSLHHFDFLQPVFPTVRSRTQALRRLFAGPVALDPAAVAQQSVCYDAGKEWTVSVSWGFAVMVLRGVLSPREMETPMRTFLNWYRRADYTAYAFNTRPVARHPCQRPQVYYMRQARLERRRRKRNATTTVTEYERHRVPPTPCRWRIPDPAALLDRVVVRKKPDPDLWKRSPRRNCCRVVSSPTVGKDRRMTIDVGVCRDGEFARV, translated from the exons ATGAAAGGAGGAGGCGCCATTGTCAtgcacgccgccgccggcaaGCAGGTGCCCAAGTCCAAGACCTCCTTCTTCCTCTACATCCTCCTCCTCTACGTACTCCTGCCCGTGCTGGTGCTCTACGTCGTCGCGCTCGCCGTGTCCCCGTTCTACTCCCACCCGTGCCCGCAGGACGGCGGTGCCGGTGCCGatggcaagtggcataatggTAGCTCGTCGCGGCTTCCGCCGCCCAAGGCGCGGTCGAAACTGAAGCCGAAGCCTTCCGCGGACGACGACGATGCCGCACCCACCGGGCTGCGTCACATTGTGTTCGGCATCGGCGCATCGTCGTCGCTCTGGAAAAGCCGGAAGGAGTACATCCGGGTGTGGTGGCAGCCGGGGAAGATGCGCGGCTTCGTGTGGCTGGACAAGCCGGTGCCGGATCTGTACACCAGGAACCCCTCCTCGGATCTCCCCGGCATCAAGATCAGCGGCAACACGTCCAGGTTCCCCTACACGCACGGCGCCGGCAGCCGGTCGGCGCTGCGGATCACGCGCATCGTCTCGGAGAGCTTCCGGCTGGGCCTCCCGGGCGCGCGGTGGTTCGTGATGGGCGACGACGACACGGTGTTCTTCCCGGACAACCTGGCGGACGTGCTGTCCCGGTACGACCACACGCAGCCGTACTACATCGGGAACCCGTCGGAGAGCCACATCCAGAACCTCATCTTCTCGTACGGCATGGCgttcggcggcggcgggttcGCCATCAGCCGCGCGCTGGCGGCGCAGCTGGCGCGCATGCAGGACGGCTGCATCGAGCGGTACCCCGCGCTGTACGGCAGCGACGACCGTATCCACGCGTGCATGTCGGAGCTGGGGGTGCCGCTGACGCGCCACCTGGGCTTCCACCAGTGCGACCTGTGGGGCGACGTGCTGGGACTCCTGGGCGCGCACCCGGTGACGCCGCTTGTGTCGCTGCACCACTTCGACTTCCTGCAGCCGGTGTTCCCGACGGTGCGGTCGCGGACGCAAGCGCTGCGGCGGCTGTTCGCGGGGCCCGTGGCGCTGGACCCGGCGGCCGTGGCGCAGCAGTCGGTGtgctacgacgccggcaaggaGTGGACGGTGTCCGTGTCGTGGGGGTTCGCGGTGATGGTGCTCCGCGGGGTGCTGTCGCCGCGGGAGATGGAGACGCCGATGCGGACGTTCCTCAACTGGTACCGCCGCGCCGACTACACGGCGTACGCGTTCAACACGCGGCCCGTGGCGCGGCACCCGTGCCAGAGGCCGCAGGTGTACTACATGCGGCAGGCGCGGCTGGAACGCCGCCGGCGCAAACGCAACGCCACCACCACGGTGACCGAGTACGAGCGGCACCGGGTGCCGCCCACGCCGTGCCGGTGGCGCATCCCGGACCCCGCCGCGCTGCTGGACCGCGTCGTCGTGCGCAAGAAGCCCGACCCCGATCTCTGGAAACGG TCCCCGAGGAGGAATTGCTGCCGGGTGGTGTCGTCGCCGACGGTGGGGAAAGACCGGAGGATGACCATCGACGTCGGCGTCTGCAGAGACGGCGAGTTCGCCAGGGTTTAG